AGACTGATTTATCCGGTTTATATGATTTTGACGGCGGTTATACTCAATATTCCAATGAATTCACTGCACAATATGATGATTTGATTGCCGCTGTTGGAACATATTTCAACCAGTCAGGCATCGATTATTCCTTTGACATTTACGTGAACAATAAGTTAACATACTCACAAAGTGGCATAAGCGAGTTTGCAGGATACAGGACAATTATCTTAAGCAGCTATGTTCCAATTAAAAAAGGGGACCGGTTTAAAGTTGTATTTAAAAATAACAACCTTCCTTATGAGGCATACTCAAGAAATCATTATATTCATGGAATGTCTTTTGTAAGTACAGACGGCAGTGCCTGGAAGGATATTGCTTTAGAAAACAAGACAGTTTGCCTTAAGGTTTATACTGTCCGTGATGATTGCGTTATAGTTGGTAATAATGATATCAGTATTGATTATGGCAGCGGATCATCTTTTTCAGTTAAAGTCATGACCGGTGATGGTCGAAGCATAGGTGCGGGAGCATCTGTCATGTTTGTAATCAATGGTAAAACCAGTGTGGTTAAAACAGACAATAATGGCATAGCTAAAATCAGGATAACTGATGTTCCTAAAAAGTATAAGGTAACAACAGTATTCAATGGAAAAACATATAAGAACACAGTTACAGTAAAACAGGTATTGACTGCAGGCAAAATTGCTGTTAAAAAAACCGCCAAGAGGTTCACCTTAAAGGCAAAGCTTAAAATCAACGGCAAACTAATTAAAGGCAAGACAATAACATTCAAATTCAACGGTAAAACATATAAAGTTAAAACCAACAGGAACGGAATTGCTCAGAAGACCTTGAAAGGGAATATTCTCAAAAAGCTTAAAAAAGGCAAAACCTACACAGTCAAAGTGACCTATCTTAAAGACACAATAAAAACAACAGTTAAAGTAAAATAGTGTTTAAGCATACTCTGAATCATTGACGGGTCGATTAAATAATAAGTGGATGTTCATCCACTTTTAATCGAGATTATTGAGGATTGTTCCTTTGGTTTCTGGAAATGTCCAAATCCAAATGCCCACAAGCATAGCAAACAATGCCGCAATGGCTATTCCATAGCTCAAATCAAAGTATGCTGCAACTGTTGTTATTGTTATCGGAGTTATGAACTGGGCTCCACGTGCAAGGTTGAATACGGTTCCGACAGCGGTGTTTCTGATTCTTGTCGGGAATAGCTCTGAGAAAAGCGATCCGAATCCTCCGAAAAATCCTGTTCCAAAACCTGTCAGGAACATAAATATGTATAAAAGATTTGGAACCTGGACAATCTGATTCCAGAAGAGGGTTATCATTGATATTCCCAGTGCCATGATGAAGCTGTATATCGTAAATGCGGGACGCCTTCCAAGCTTTTCGGCCACAAAACCGAAGGTGGTGTAGCCTGTAAAATCACCGCACTGAATCAGGATAACTCCGAATGTTGTGCTTAGCAGTGCCATACCCCTTTCCTGTTCAAGATAGGTCGGAAGCCATGAATATGTGTACCAGTATGCAGACATTCCGAATATGCACAGTATGAGTGATATCAGGAATATCTTTCTGTGTTCTCTGCTTATGAGTTCCCTGAATTCATGAAGGATGTTTTTGTTGACGTATTTGTCTCTGTTTTTAATCCAGACGTCTGATTCCTCAAGATATTTTCTTATGAATATGATTGTCAGTGCAGGAATGATTGAAACGAGAAAAGTCATTCTCCAGCCGATGACGGGTGTCACAAGTCCTCCAACAATTGAAGCTAAAATTACTCCGACCGGTGCGCCGGATTGCATGAATGCTCCGAACTTTGCTCTCAATTTGTCCGGAAATGTTTCACTGATGTAGGTCTGGCCGGTAGCCCATTCTCCGCCGACACCAAGGCCTGTGATGAATCTGAATATCAGAAGTGAATAGAAATCCCATGTAAACGCACACAGGAGTGTTCCTATCGAATATATTATGATTGTCCATTGCAGTACCTTTTTACGGCCGTGCTTATCTCCCAGGGCTCCGAAGATGATTCCTCCAAAACCTGTGGCAAAAAGTGACAGGCCTAGGCATAGGGAAAGCATATCTGCCGAAAAATTCAGACTGGACTGAAGCTGGGATACCAGGAATGTAAACAGGACAAGGTCATAGAAATCAAAAACCCATCCCGCCCAGCTCATGGCGAAAATTCTGTAATGGTGCTTGTTCAGTTTTGTCTCCTCGTTCATTAACATGATATTACAACTCGTCTTAGTTCTAATATTAATTTAAGTCATGAATGATATTTAAAATTTTCAAAATAATTGCGAAGATTATTTTAGGGTGCAGATATTATCCGGCTTATGGGGAAGTTGTGCCTATGTTGGAATAGGGTCAATATTTGACCCTGGAAAACCGGCTTTAAGCAACGTCAATGTTCAGGCACATCTGAAGAGCAAAAACAGTCAGCGGTTAATAAAATCAGGTGGGCAGTGAAAAACAGAGAACATTGTCTTAAATCAAGGGAGGGTAATGTCTGAAAATTTGTGGTATATTCCATGAATGGAGAGAACTTGCATTAAAACAATTCCAAAAAGCCAAAAAACTTAAAGTAACCGGAAAAATGGGTGGGAAAACAGCTAAAAAACTTGGAATACTTTAAAGATAGGTAATTTCAATTCCTTATTTTTTCTCTTTTTTAAAATCAATATGCTATAAATATGATCTAACTTAGAGTCAATATAATTAAAAGAAATCTTGTAAGTATGATTTTAATGGCATTTATTTTACATTAACATTTATATTTTCAAAAATCATATTATTTTTTAACCTGCAGGTATATATCAACTACTTTTAAAATTAATTTTTGTTAAATGTAGAGAATGTAAATCTGATTAAAAAAAGAAATGAATAAGATTTGGATTATCTTATTCTGTTGTAGATAAATGCTCCGAGTGTAATAATCACGAATGCTCCGATTATAATTACTGCATTTTCAATAACATTAATCAGGAAACTTCCGACTGATTTTAAAAACTCTAAAATAGCTTGAATTAATGCTATTAGTTGATTGATTAAATCTATAAGGAATTGTATCAAGCTGTAGAGTAATTCTAAAAGCATCTCTAACAGTGCGATAAGTGCTGAAATCAGTTCTGCAATTAAATTCAATATATATGATATTAAGTCTAAAAGCTGCTGAATCAGATTCAGTATCATTGTTAATAATTTTAAAAGTCCTTCAAGCTGATCCCATATCGATTGAAGCATCTCTAATAGTTTTCCAAGGGCATCCATCAATAACTGCATTTCCGCCATAAAGTCTTCAATGAGATTTGCCAGTTCTACAAGGGCAGTAACGGCCATCAGCAAGTTGTTTATTAATGTGTCTATAATAGGTTTCCATGCGTCAAAGAGTGCATTGGCAAGGGAAGAGAGATAATCGAATAATTCTTTTAGGAATGTGGCGTTTGTTTCATTGTCGAGCTGCTGGGTTATATTTGTAGCGTTGCTTGTTAGATTTGTAATGTTTGTTGTATTTGTTGTATTGGTCAGATTTGTTTGTTCGGCAATGTTTCTGAATGATACTTTATATGCAAAATAATCTGATACATTGCCTGATACGGATTTTAAAACTTCAAAATCAAAAACGGCTTCAGTTTCGTTGTTTATTTTAACGACTTCGTGATCGCCTATGTTTCCCTGCGGAACCGCAGCTGCTTTTGAACTGGAAGAGTTGGCTTTTACAGAACTGGCCATGAGTTTTCCAATCTGGCCTTCTGAATCCTGCATGTAGCCTTTGATTATATTCATCTTCAGCGTATTTGAATCTGCGGCATTTGATGTAGAGACACGTTTGAATTCATCTCCTGAACTTGCAGGTGATTTTGAATAGTCAAGAATAAACCCTCTAAAACCATCACTAAATCTAATGTCATTTCCACTTCCCATAGCTAAAATGTAGTTCTTATTGGGTTTATCATCCGTTTTATTTTTATCTTTAGTCTTGTTCTTGTCAGTTGTTTTTTTATCTTTATGGACTGTTTTGTCGTGGTCTGTTGTATTTTTATCATTATGTGATGTACTGTCAGCTACGACAATGCTTAAAAAACTAAAGGAAATTAATATAACAAGAATCAATGTAACTACTTTTTTGTTCATATTATGCCTCTGTATAATTATTTATATTATTCACATATATTAAAATTATGGCAGTTTTGCCTTATTTTCGTTATTATTCTGGCAGAATACTTTAAATTTTAAATACTATTATCTAAAAATATATATCTGTAAAGCAGTTAGGTTAATGTGATAAATATGAATTTACGTGAAATTATAATGGACGCTATTAAATATCCTGTCAGCGATATTCGAAAATTTTTAATATTCTGTGCTTTAATTATTCTAATGAGCTTATCAACAGTTCTTCCGTCATACGGTGTTAAGGACAGCACAGTCTCTCTTATTTTAAGCCTTGTGACTTTAATCGTTTTATTTGTAGTTTTAGGATACTCAGTTGATGTCATTAAAAGCGGAACTGAAGGTGATAAGACACTTCCTGATTTTGATTATGTTAAAAACTTTGTAATAGGCATTAAAGCATTGATTTTGGATATAATTTATTTCATAATACCTGCGGTCATTGTCATAATTGTCGCTTCCGCAACAGGACTGTTTTCATCATTCACTAAAATCGTATATGCAAGCATTGACGCTGTAGCCAATGATGCAAACAATCTGACCATGATAATGGCGGCAATTCCCAAATCAACAATGAACACATTCACAAATGCATTGACCGTTACTTTAATTGTTGCAATTATCTTATTTATCATATTTTCATTCCTCTCATTTACAGGAATGGTCAGATTTGCAAGAACCGGAAGCGGAACCGAAGGTCTCAGATTCAGGCAAATACGG
The sequence above is a segment of the uncultured Methanobrevibacter sp. genome. Coding sequences within it:
- a CDS encoding DUF4013 domain-containing protein, which gives rise to MNLREIIMDAIKYPVSDIRKFLIFCALIILMSLSTVLPSYGVKDSTVSLILSLVTLIVLFVVLGYSVDVIKSGTEGDKTLPDFDYVKNFVIGIKALILDIIYFIIPAVIVIIVASATGLFSSFTKIVYASIDAVANDANNLTMIMAAIPKSTMNTFTNALTVTLIVAIILFIIFSFLSFTGMVRFARTGSGTEGLRFRQIRRDISKVGVIKIIVTLIVVYIIALLLAFAVALIGLIPYIGVFIGIFIGVPFIILFLYRAIGLLYADAY
- a CDS encoding MFS transporter — its product is MSWAGWVFDFYDLVLFTFLVSQLQSSLNFSADMLSLCLGLSLFATGFGGIIFGALGDKHGRKKVLQWTIIIYSIGTLLCAFTWDFYSLLIFRFITGLGVGGEWATGQTYISETFPDKLRAKFGAFMQSGAPVGVILASIVGGLVTPVIGWRMTFLVSIIPALTIIFIRKYLEESDVWIKNRDKYVNKNILHEFRELISREHRKIFLISLILCIFGMSAYWYTYSWLPTYLEQERGMALLSTTFGVILIQCGDFTGYTTFGFVAEKLGRRPAFTIYSFIMALGISMITLFWNQIVQVPNLLYIFMFLTGFGTGFFGGFGSLFSELFPTRIRNTAVGTVFNLARGAQFITPITITTVAAYFDLSYGIAIAALFAMLVGIWIWTFPETKGTILNNLD
- a CDS encoding peptidoglycan-binding domain-containing protein, with the translated sequence MFHEWRELALKQFQKAKKLKVTGKMGGKTAKKLGIL